One Podarcis raffonei isolate rPodRaf1 chromosome 3, rPodRaf1.pri, whole genome shotgun sequence genomic region harbors:
- the FBXO9 gene encoding F-box only protein 9 isoform X1: MAEGEEDCHSDMVRADDNERSGEANLQAELQMFRAQWMFELTPGVSSTGLEVRSCRTSARGPSVKAVDTKGKLELAKEEKEEFITEGRCMSKPKMLKNLIHLNHFFLARELFLKAVEQEQNGALYEAIKFYRLAMQLVPDIEFKITYTRSPDGDSIGKSYIEDNENDSKMADLLSYFQQQFTLQESSIKLCQPELDMNQTHISVLPMELMMYIFRWVVSSDLDLRSLEQLSLVCRGFYICARDPEIWRQACLKVWGRTCNKLVPYTSWREMFLERPRVRFDGVYISKTTYIRQGEQSLDGFYRAWHQVDYYRYMRFFPDGQVMMLTTPEEPQSIVPRLRTKNTRTDAILLGHYRLSQDTDNQTKVFAVMTKKKEEKPIDYHKYRYFCRVPVQETDHSFHVGLQLCSSGRQRFNKLVWIHHSCHITYKSTGETAVSSFDIDKMYTPLFFARVKSFTAFSERPL; the protein is encoded by the exons GCAGAAGGTGAAGAAGATTGTCACTCTGACATGGTAAGAGCAGATGACAATGAAAGGTCTGGGGAAGCAAATCTTCAG GCAGAGCTCCAGATGTTCAGAGCACAATGGATGTTTGAACTTACCCCAGGGGTGAGCTCTACGGGTTTGGAGGTTCGATCCTGCAGAACGTCGGCAAGAGGGCCTTCAGTAAAGGCTGTAGATACCAAAGGAAAGCTGGAACTAGCAAAAGAGGAAAAG GAAGAATTCATAACAGAAGGAAGATGCATGTCAAAACCGAAAATGCTGAAGAACTTGATTCACCTCAATCACTTTTTTCTA GCAAGAGAACTGTTCCTGAAAGCAGTGGAACAAGAACAAAATGGGGCTCTTTATGAAG ctATTAAGTTCTATCGTCTGGCTATGCAACTGGTCCCAGATATTGAGTTTAAGATCACCTATACCCGATCTCCAGATGGTGACAGTATTGGGAAAAGCTA CATTGAAGATAATGAGAATGATAGCAAGATGGCTGACCTTCTATCCTACTTTCAACAGCAATTTACTCTTCAGGAATCATCCATCAAACTGTGTCAGCCTGAGCTTGATATGAATCAGACTCATATCTCAG TGTTGCCAATGGAGCTGATGATGTATATTTTTCGATGGGTGGTTTCCAGTGATCTGGACCTGAGGTCTTTAGAACAGTTATCATTGgtctgcagaggcttctacattTGTGCCAG GGACCCTGAAATCTGGCGTCAGGCTTGTTTGAAGGTTTGGGGCAGGACCTGTAACAAATTGGTTCCTTATACCTCATGGAGGGAAATGTTTTTGGAAAGACCTAGAGTTCGATTTGATG GAGTATACATCAGCAAGACAACATACATACGTCAAGGAGAACAGTCTCTTGATGGCTTCTATAGGGCATGGCACCAAGTGGATTATTACAG GTACATGAGATTCTTCCCAGATGGCCAAGTAATGATGCTAACAACTCCGGAAGAACCTCAGTCTATTGTTCCTCGTTTACGAACTAAAAACACAAG AACGGATGCAATCCTGCTTGGCCATTATCGCCTTTCCCAGGATACGGACAATCAAACCAAAGTATTTGCTGTAATgacaaagaagaaggaagag AAACCAATTGACTACCACAAGTACAGATATTTCTGTCGTGTCCCTGTGCAAGAAACTGATCACAGCTTTCATGTAGGGCTACAGCTGTGTTCCAGTGGCCGCCAGAGATTCAACAAGCTTGTTTGGATTCATCACTCTTGTCACATTACTTACAA GTCTACTGGTGAAACAGCAGTCTCTTCTTTTGACATCGACAAGATGTACACCCCTTTGTTCTTTGCACGAGTGAAGAGCTTTACTGCATTTTCAGAAAGACCTCTCTAA
- the FBXO9 gene encoding F-box only protein 9 isoform X3 has protein sequence MAEGEEDCHSDMVRADDNERSGEANLQAELQMFRAQWMFELTPGVSSTGLEVRSCRTSARGPSVKAVDTKGKLELAKEEKARELFLKAVEQEQNGALYEAIKFYRLAMQLVPDIEFKITYTRSPDGDSIGKSYIEDNENDSKMADLLSYFQQQFTLQESSIKLCQPELDMNQTHISVLPMELMMYIFRWVVSSDLDLRSLEQLSLVCRGFYICARDPEIWRQACLKVWGRTCNKLVPYTSWREMFLERPRVRFDGVYISKTTYIRQGEQSLDGFYRAWHQVDYYRYMRFFPDGQVMMLTTPEEPQSIVPRLRTKNTRTDAILLGHYRLSQDTDNQTKVFAVMTKKKEEKPIDYHKYRYFCRVPVQETDHSFHVGLQLCSSGRQRFNKLVWIHHSCHITYKSTGETAVSSFDIDKMYTPLFFARVKSFTAFSERPL, from the exons GCAGAAGGTGAAGAAGATTGTCACTCTGACATGGTAAGAGCAGATGACAATGAAAGGTCTGGGGAAGCAAATCTTCAG GCAGAGCTCCAGATGTTCAGAGCACAATGGATGTTTGAACTTACCCCAGGGGTGAGCTCTACGGGTTTGGAGGTTCGATCCTGCAGAACGTCGGCAAGAGGGCCTTCAGTAAAGGCTGTAGATACCAAAGGAAAGCTGGAACTAGCAAAAGAGGAAAAG GCAAGAGAACTGTTCCTGAAAGCAGTGGAACAAGAACAAAATGGGGCTCTTTATGAAG ctATTAAGTTCTATCGTCTGGCTATGCAACTGGTCCCAGATATTGAGTTTAAGATCACCTATACCCGATCTCCAGATGGTGACAGTATTGGGAAAAGCTA CATTGAAGATAATGAGAATGATAGCAAGATGGCTGACCTTCTATCCTACTTTCAACAGCAATTTACTCTTCAGGAATCATCCATCAAACTGTGTCAGCCTGAGCTTGATATGAATCAGACTCATATCTCAG TGTTGCCAATGGAGCTGATGATGTATATTTTTCGATGGGTGGTTTCCAGTGATCTGGACCTGAGGTCTTTAGAACAGTTATCATTGgtctgcagaggcttctacattTGTGCCAG GGACCCTGAAATCTGGCGTCAGGCTTGTTTGAAGGTTTGGGGCAGGACCTGTAACAAATTGGTTCCTTATACCTCATGGAGGGAAATGTTTTTGGAAAGACCTAGAGTTCGATTTGATG GAGTATACATCAGCAAGACAACATACATACGTCAAGGAGAACAGTCTCTTGATGGCTTCTATAGGGCATGGCACCAAGTGGATTATTACAG GTACATGAGATTCTTCCCAGATGGCCAAGTAATGATGCTAACAACTCCGGAAGAACCTCAGTCTATTGTTCCTCGTTTACGAACTAAAAACACAAG AACGGATGCAATCCTGCTTGGCCATTATCGCCTTTCCCAGGATACGGACAATCAAACCAAAGTATTTGCTGTAATgacaaagaagaaggaagag AAACCAATTGACTACCACAAGTACAGATATTTCTGTCGTGTCCCTGTGCAAGAAACTGATCACAGCTTTCATGTAGGGCTACAGCTGTGTTCCAGTGGCCGCCAGAGATTCAACAAGCTTGTTTGGATTCATCACTCTTGTCACATTACTTACAA GTCTACTGGTGAAACAGCAGTCTCTTCTTTTGACATCGACAAGATGTACACCCCTTTGTTCTTTGCACGAGTGAAGAGCTTTACTGCATTTTCAGAAAGACCTCTCTAA
- the FBXO9 gene encoding F-box only protein 9 isoform X6 codes for MAEGEEDCHSDMVRADDNERSGEANLQARELFLKAVEQEQNGALYEAIKFYRLAMQLVPDIEFKITYTRSPDGDSIGKSYIEDNENDSKMADLLSYFQQQFTLQESSIKLCQPELDMNQTHISVLPMELMMYIFRWVVSSDLDLRSLEQLSLVCRGFYICARDPEIWRQACLKVWGRTCNKLVPYTSWREMFLERPRVRFDGVYISKTTYIRQGEQSLDGFYRAWHQVDYYRYMRFFPDGQVMMLTTPEEPQSIVPRLRTKNTRTDAILLGHYRLSQDTDNQTKVFAVMTKKKEEKPIDYHKYRYFCRVPVQETDHSFHVGLQLCSSGRQRFNKLVWIHHSCHITYKSTGETAVSSFDIDKMYTPLFFARVKSFTAFSERPL; via the exons GCAGAAGGTGAAGAAGATTGTCACTCTGACATGGTAAGAGCAGATGACAATGAAAGGTCTGGGGAAGCAAATCTTCAG GCAAGAGAACTGTTCCTGAAAGCAGTGGAACAAGAACAAAATGGGGCTCTTTATGAAG ctATTAAGTTCTATCGTCTGGCTATGCAACTGGTCCCAGATATTGAGTTTAAGATCACCTATACCCGATCTCCAGATGGTGACAGTATTGGGAAAAGCTA CATTGAAGATAATGAGAATGATAGCAAGATGGCTGACCTTCTATCCTACTTTCAACAGCAATTTACTCTTCAGGAATCATCCATCAAACTGTGTCAGCCTGAGCTTGATATGAATCAGACTCATATCTCAG TGTTGCCAATGGAGCTGATGATGTATATTTTTCGATGGGTGGTTTCCAGTGATCTGGACCTGAGGTCTTTAGAACAGTTATCATTGgtctgcagaggcttctacattTGTGCCAG GGACCCTGAAATCTGGCGTCAGGCTTGTTTGAAGGTTTGGGGCAGGACCTGTAACAAATTGGTTCCTTATACCTCATGGAGGGAAATGTTTTTGGAAAGACCTAGAGTTCGATTTGATG GAGTATACATCAGCAAGACAACATACATACGTCAAGGAGAACAGTCTCTTGATGGCTTCTATAGGGCATGGCACCAAGTGGATTATTACAG GTACATGAGATTCTTCCCAGATGGCCAAGTAATGATGCTAACAACTCCGGAAGAACCTCAGTCTATTGTTCCTCGTTTACGAACTAAAAACACAAG AACGGATGCAATCCTGCTTGGCCATTATCGCCTTTCCCAGGATACGGACAATCAAACCAAAGTATTTGCTGTAATgacaaagaagaaggaagag AAACCAATTGACTACCACAAGTACAGATATTTCTGTCGTGTCCCTGTGCAAGAAACTGATCACAGCTTTCATGTAGGGCTACAGCTGTGTTCCAGTGGCCGCCAGAGATTCAACAAGCTTGTTTGGATTCATCACTCTTGTCACATTACTTACAA GTCTACTGGTGAAACAGCAGTCTCTTCTTTTGACATCGACAAGATGTACACCCCTTTGTTCTTTGCACGAGTGAAGAGCTTTACTGCATTTTCAGAAAGACCTCTCTAA
- the FBXO9 gene encoding F-box only protein 9 isoform X5, producing the protein MAEGEEDCHSDMVRADDNERSGEANLQEEFITEGRCMSKPKMLKNLIHLNHFFLARELFLKAVEQEQNGALYEAIKFYRLAMQLVPDIEFKITYTRSPDGDSIGKSYIEDNENDSKMADLLSYFQQQFTLQESSIKLCQPELDMNQTHISVLPMELMMYIFRWVVSSDLDLRSLEQLSLVCRGFYICARDPEIWRQACLKVWGRTCNKLVPYTSWREMFLERPRVRFDGVYISKTTYIRQGEQSLDGFYRAWHQVDYYRYMRFFPDGQVMMLTTPEEPQSIVPRLRTKNTRTDAILLGHYRLSQDTDNQTKVFAVMTKKKEEKPIDYHKYRYFCRVPVQETDHSFHVGLQLCSSGRQRFNKLVWIHHSCHITYKSTGETAVSSFDIDKMYTPLFFARVKSFTAFSERPL; encoded by the exons GCAGAAGGTGAAGAAGATTGTCACTCTGACATGGTAAGAGCAGATGACAATGAAAGGTCTGGGGAAGCAAATCTTCAG GAAGAATTCATAACAGAAGGAAGATGCATGTCAAAACCGAAAATGCTGAAGAACTTGATTCACCTCAATCACTTTTTTCTA GCAAGAGAACTGTTCCTGAAAGCAGTGGAACAAGAACAAAATGGGGCTCTTTATGAAG ctATTAAGTTCTATCGTCTGGCTATGCAACTGGTCCCAGATATTGAGTTTAAGATCACCTATACCCGATCTCCAGATGGTGACAGTATTGGGAAAAGCTA CATTGAAGATAATGAGAATGATAGCAAGATGGCTGACCTTCTATCCTACTTTCAACAGCAATTTACTCTTCAGGAATCATCCATCAAACTGTGTCAGCCTGAGCTTGATATGAATCAGACTCATATCTCAG TGTTGCCAATGGAGCTGATGATGTATATTTTTCGATGGGTGGTTTCCAGTGATCTGGACCTGAGGTCTTTAGAACAGTTATCATTGgtctgcagaggcttctacattTGTGCCAG GGACCCTGAAATCTGGCGTCAGGCTTGTTTGAAGGTTTGGGGCAGGACCTGTAACAAATTGGTTCCTTATACCTCATGGAGGGAAATGTTTTTGGAAAGACCTAGAGTTCGATTTGATG GAGTATACATCAGCAAGACAACATACATACGTCAAGGAGAACAGTCTCTTGATGGCTTCTATAGGGCATGGCACCAAGTGGATTATTACAG GTACATGAGATTCTTCCCAGATGGCCAAGTAATGATGCTAACAACTCCGGAAGAACCTCAGTCTATTGTTCCTCGTTTACGAACTAAAAACACAAG AACGGATGCAATCCTGCTTGGCCATTATCGCCTTTCCCAGGATACGGACAATCAAACCAAAGTATTTGCTGTAATgacaaagaagaaggaagag AAACCAATTGACTACCACAAGTACAGATATTTCTGTCGTGTCCCTGTGCAAGAAACTGATCACAGCTTTCATGTAGGGCTACAGCTGTGTTCCAGTGGCCGCCAGAGATTCAACAAGCTTGTTTGGATTCATCACTCTTGTCACATTACTTACAA GTCTACTGGTGAAACAGCAGTCTCTTCTTTTGACATCGACAAGATGTACACCCCTTTGTTCTTTGCACGAGTGAAGAGCTTTACTGCATTTTCAGAAAGACCTCTCTAA
- the FBXO9 gene encoding F-box only protein 9 isoform X7, translating to MVRADDNERSGEANLQARELFLKAVEQEQNGALYEAIKFYRLAMQLVPDIEFKITYTRSPDGDSIGKSYIEDNENDSKMADLLSYFQQQFTLQESSIKLCQPELDMNQTHISVLPMELMMYIFRWVVSSDLDLRSLEQLSLVCRGFYICARDPEIWRQACLKVWGRTCNKLVPYTSWREMFLERPRVRFDGVYISKTTYIRQGEQSLDGFYRAWHQVDYYRYMRFFPDGQVMMLTTPEEPQSIVPRLRTKNTRTDAILLGHYRLSQDTDNQTKVFAVMTKKKEEKPIDYHKYRYFCRVPVQETDHSFHVGLQLCSSGRQRFNKLVWIHHSCHITYKSTGETAVSSFDIDKMYTPLFFARVKSFTAFSERPL from the exons ATGGTAAGAGCAGATGACAATGAAAGGTCTGGGGAAGCAAATCTTCAG GCAAGAGAACTGTTCCTGAAAGCAGTGGAACAAGAACAAAATGGGGCTCTTTATGAAG ctATTAAGTTCTATCGTCTGGCTATGCAACTGGTCCCAGATATTGAGTTTAAGATCACCTATACCCGATCTCCAGATGGTGACAGTATTGGGAAAAGCTA CATTGAAGATAATGAGAATGATAGCAAGATGGCTGACCTTCTATCCTACTTTCAACAGCAATTTACTCTTCAGGAATCATCCATCAAACTGTGTCAGCCTGAGCTTGATATGAATCAGACTCATATCTCAG TGTTGCCAATGGAGCTGATGATGTATATTTTTCGATGGGTGGTTTCCAGTGATCTGGACCTGAGGTCTTTAGAACAGTTATCATTGgtctgcagaggcttctacattTGTGCCAG GGACCCTGAAATCTGGCGTCAGGCTTGTTTGAAGGTTTGGGGCAGGACCTGTAACAAATTGGTTCCTTATACCTCATGGAGGGAAATGTTTTTGGAAAGACCTAGAGTTCGATTTGATG GAGTATACATCAGCAAGACAACATACATACGTCAAGGAGAACAGTCTCTTGATGGCTTCTATAGGGCATGGCACCAAGTGGATTATTACAG GTACATGAGATTCTTCCCAGATGGCCAAGTAATGATGCTAACAACTCCGGAAGAACCTCAGTCTATTGTTCCTCGTTTACGAACTAAAAACACAAG AACGGATGCAATCCTGCTTGGCCATTATCGCCTTTCCCAGGATACGGACAATCAAACCAAAGTATTTGCTGTAATgacaaagaagaaggaagag AAACCAATTGACTACCACAAGTACAGATATTTCTGTCGTGTCCCTGTGCAAGAAACTGATCACAGCTTTCATGTAGGGCTACAGCTGTGTTCCAGTGGCCGCCAGAGATTCAACAAGCTTGTTTGGATTCATCACTCTTGTCACATTACTTACAA GTCTACTGGTGAAACAGCAGTCTCTTCTTTTGACATCGACAAGATGTACACCCCTTTGTTCTTTGCACGAGTGAAGAGCTTTACTGCATTTTCAGAAAGACCTCTCTAA
- the FBXO9 gene encoding F-box only protein 9 isoform X2, which yields MVRADDNERSGEANLQAELQMFRAQWMFELTPGVSSTGLEVRSCRTSARGPSVKAVDTKGKLELAKEEKEEFITEGRCMSKPKMLKNLIHLNHFFLARELFLKAVEQEQNGALYEAIKFYRLAMQLVPDIEFKITYTRSPDGDSIGKSYIEDNENDSKMADLLSYFQQQFTLQESSIKLCQPELDMNQTHISVLPMELMMYIFRWVVSSDLDLRSLEQLSLVCRGFYICARDPEIWRQACLKVWGRTCNKLVPYTSWREMFLERPRVRFDGVYISKTTYIRQGEQSLDGFYRAWHQVDYYRYMRFFPDGQVMMLTTPEEPQSIVPRLRTKNTRTDAILLGHYRLSQDTDNQTKVFAVMTKKKEEKPIDYHKYRYFCRVPVQETDHSFHVGLQLCSSGRQRFNKLVWIHHSCHITYKSTGETAVSSFDIDKMYTPLFFARVKSFTAFSERPL from the exons ATGGTAAGAGCAGATGACAATGAAAGGTCTGGGGAAGCAAATCTTCAG GCAGAGCTCCAGATGTTCAGAGCACAATGGATGTTTGAACTTACCCCAGGGGTGAGCTCTACGGGTTTGGAGGTTCGATCCTGCAGAACGTCGGCAAGAGGGCCTTCAGTAAAGGCTGTAGATACCAAAGGAAAGCTGGAACTAGCAAAAGAGGAAAAG GAAGAATTCATAACAGAAGGAAGATGCATGTCAAAACCGAAAATGCTGAAGAACTTGATTCACCTCAATCACTTTTTTCTA GCAAGAGAACTGTTCCTGAAAGCAGTGGAACAAGAACAAAATGGGGCTCTTTATGAAG ctATTAAGTTCTATCGTCTGGCTATGCAACTGGTCCCAGATATTGAGTTTAAGATCACCTATACCCGATCTCCAGATGGTGACAGTATTGGGAAAAGCTA CATTGAAGATAATGAGAATGATAGCAAGATGGCTGACCTTCTATCCTACTTTCAACAGCAATTTACTCTTCAGGAATCATCCATCAAACTGTGTCAGCCTGAGCTTGATATGAATCAGACTCATATCTCAG TGTTGCCAATGGAGCTGATGATGTATATTTTTCGATGGGTGGTTTCCAGTGATCTGGACCTGAGGTCTTTAGAACAGTTATCATTGgtctgcagaggcttctacattTGTGCCAG GGACCCTGAAATCTGGCGTCAGGCTTGTTTGAAGGTTTGGGGCAGGACCTGTAACAAATTGGTTCCTTATACCTCATGGAGGGAAATGTTTTTGGAAAGACCTAGAGTTCGATTTGATG GAGTATACATCAGCAAGACAACATACATACGTCAAGGAGAACAGTCTCTTGATGGCTTCTATAGGGCATGGCACCAAGTGGATTATTACAG GTACATGAGATTCTTCCCAGATGGCCAAGTAATGATGCTAACAACTCCGGAAGAACCTCAGTCTATTGTTCCTCGTTTACGAACTAAAAACACAAG AACGGATGCAATCCTGCTTGGCCATTATCGCCTTTCCCAGGATACGGACAATCAAACCAAAGTATTTGCTGTAATgacaaagaagaaggaagag AAACCAATTGACTACCACAAGTACAGATATTTCTGTCGTGTCCCTGTGCAAGAAACTGATCACAGCTTTCATGTAGGGCTACAGCTGTGTTCCAGTGGCCGCCAGAGATTCAACAAGCTTGTTTGGATTCATCACTCTTGTCACATTACTTACAA GTCTACTGGTGAAACAGCAGTCTCTTCTTTTGACATCGACAAGATGTACACCCCTTTGTTCTTTGCACGAGTGAAGAGCTTTACTGCATTTTCAGAAAGACCTCTCTAA
- the FBXO9 gene encoding F-box only protein 9 isoform X9, which translates to MVRADDNERSGEANLQAELQMFRAQWMFELTPGVSSTGLEVRSCRTSARGPSVKAVDTKGKLELAKEEKARELFLKAVEQEQNGALYEAIKFYRLAMQLVPDIEFKITYTRSPDGDSIGKSYIEDNENDSKMADLLSYFQQQFTLQESSIKLCQPELDMNQTHISVLPMELMMYIFRWVVSSDLDLRSLEQLSLVCRGFYICARDPEIWRQACLKVWGRTCNKLVPYTSWREMFLERPRVRFDGVYISKTTYIRQGEQSLDGFYRAWHQVDYYRYMRFFPDGQVMMLTTPEEPQSIVPRLRTKNTRTDAILLGHYRLSQDTDNQTKVFAVMTKKKEEKPIDYHKYRYFCRVPVQETDHSFHVGLQLCSSGRQRFNKLVWIHHSCHITYKSTGETAVSSFDIDKMYTPLFFARVKSFTAFSERPL; encoded by the exons ATGGTAAGAGCAGATGACAATGAAAGGTCTGGGGAAGCAAATCTTCAG GCAGAGCTCCAGATGTTCAGAGCACAATGGATGTTTGAACTTACCCCAGGGGTGAGCTCTACGGGTTTGGAGGTTCGATCCTGCAGAACGTCGGCAAGAGGGCCTTCAGTAAAGGCTGTAGATACCAAAGGAAAGCTGGAACTAGCAAAAGAGGAAAAG GCAAGAGAACTGTTCCTGAAAGCAGTGGAACAAGAACAAAATGGGGCTCTTTATGAAG ctATTAAGTTCTATCGTCTGGCTATGCAACTGGTCCCAGATATTGAGTTTAAGATCACCTATACCCGATCTCCAGATGGTGACAGTATTGGGAAAAGCTA CATTGAAGATAATGAGAATGATAGCAAGATGGCTGACCTTCTATCCTACTTTCAACAGCAATTTACTCTTCAGGAATCATCCATCAAACTGTGTCAGCCTGAGCTTGATATGAATCAGACTCATATCTCAG TGTTGCCAATGGAGCTGATGATGTATATTTTTCGATGGGTGGTTTCCAGTGATCTGGACCTGAGGTCTTTAGAACAGTTATCATTGgtctgcagaggcttctacattTGTGCCAG GGACCCTGAAATCTGGCGTCAGGCTTGTTTGAAGGTTTGGGGCAGGACCTGTAACAAATTGGTTCCTTATACCTCATGGAGGGAAATGTTTTTGGAAAGACCTAGAGTTCGATTTGATG GAGTATACATCAGCAAGACAACATACATACGTCAAGGAGAACAGTCTCTTGATGGCTTCTATAGGGCATGGCACCAAGTGGATTATTACAG GTACATGAGATTCTTCCCAGATGGCCAAGTAATGATGCTAACAACTCCGGAAGAACCTCAGTCTATTGTTCCTCGTTTACGAACTAAAAACACAAG AACGGATGCAATCCTGCTTGGCCATTATCGCCTTTCCCAGGATACGGACAATCAAACCAAAGTATTTGCTGTAATgacaaagaagaaggaagag AAACCAATTGACTACCACAAGTACAGATATTTCTGTCGTGTCCCTGTGCAAGAAACTGATCACAGCTTTCATGTAGGGCTACAGCTGTGTTCCAGTGGCCGCCAGAGATTCAACAAGCTTGTTTGGATTCATCACTCTTGTCACATTACTTACAA GTCTACTGGTGAAACAGCAGTCTCTTCTTTTGACATCGACAAGATGTACACCCCTTTGTTCTTTGCACGAGTGAAGAGCTTTACTGCATTTTCAGAAAGACCTCTCTAA
- the FBXO9 gene encoding F-box only protein 9 isoform X4, translating into MFRAQWMFELTPGVSSTGLEVRSCRTSARGPSVKAVDTKGKLELAKEEKEEFITEGRCMSKPKMLKNLIHLNHFFLARELFLKAVEQEQNGALYEAIKFYRLAMQLVPDIEFKITYTRSPDGDSIGKSYIEDNENDSKMADLLSYFQQQFTLQESSIKLCQPELDMNQTHISVLPMELMMYIFRWVVSSDLDLRSLEQLSLVCRGFYICARDPEIWRQACLKVWGRTCNKLVPYTSWREMFLERPRVRFDGVYISKTTYIRQGEQSLDGFYRAWHQVDYYRYMRFFPDGQVMMLTTPEEPQSIVPRLRTKNTRTDAILLGHYRLSQDTDNQTKVFAVMTKKKEEKPIDYHKYRYFCRVPVQETDHSFHVGLQLCSSGRQRFNKLVWIHHSCHITYKSTGETAVSSFDIDKMYTPLFFARVKSFTAFSERPL; encoded by the exons ATGTTCAGAGCACAATGGATGTTTGAACTTACCCCAGGGGTGAGCTCTACGGGTTTGGAGGTTCGATCCTGCAGAACGTCGGCAAGAGGGCCTTCAGTAAAGGCTGTAGATACCAAAGGAAAGCTGGAACTAGCAAAAGAGGAAAAG GAAGAATTCATAACAGAAGGAAGATGCATGTCAAAACCGAAAATGCTGAAGAACTTGATTCACCTCAATCACTTTTTTCTA GCAAGAGAACTGTTCCTGAAAGCAGTGGAACAAGAACAAAATGGGGCTCTTTATGAAG ctATTAAGTTCTATCGTCTGGCTATGCAACTGGTCCCAGATATTGAGTTTAAGATCACCTATACCCGATCTCCAGATGGTGACAGTATTGGGAAAAGCTA CATTGAAGATAATGAGAATGATAGCAAGATGGCTGACCTTCTATCCTACTTTCAACAGCAATTTACTCTTCAGGAATCATCCATCAAACTGTGTCAGCCTGAGCTTGATATGAATCAGACTCATATCTCAG TGTTGCCAATGGAGCTGATGATGTATATTTTTCGATGGGTGGTTTCCAGTGATCTGGACCTGAGGTCTTTAGAACAGTTATCATTGgtctgcagaggcttctacattTGTGCCAG GGACCCTGAAATCTGGCGTCAGGCTTGTTTGAAGGTTTGGGGCAGGACCTGTAACAAATTGGTTCCTTATACCTCATGGAGGGAAATGTTTTTGGAAAGACCTAGAGTTCGATTTGATG GAGTATACATCAGCAAGACAACATACATACGTCAAGGAGAACAGTCTCTTGATGGCTTCTATAGGGCATGGCACCAAGTGGATTATTACAG GTACATGAGATTCTTCCCAGATGGCCAAGTAATGATGCTAACAACTCCGGAAGAACCTCAGTCTATTGTTCCTCGTTTACGAACTAAAAACACAAG AACGGATGCAATCCTGCTTGGCCATTATCGCCTTTCCCAGGATACGGACAATCAAACCAAAGTATTTGCTGTAATgacaaagaagaaggaagag AAACCAATTGACTACCACAAGTACAGATATTTCTGTCGTGTCCCTGTGCAAGAAACTGATCACAGCTTTCATGTAGGGCTACAGCTGTGTTCCAGTGGCCGCCAGAGATTCAACAAGCTTGTTTGGATTCATCACTCTTGTCACATTACTTACAA GTCTACTGGTGAAACAGCAGTCTCTTCTTTTGACATCGACAAGATGTACACCCCTTTGTTCTTTGCACGAGTGAAGAGCTTTACTGCATTTTCAGAAAGACCTCTCTAA